DNA sequence from the Coffea eugenioides isolate CCC68of chromosome 9, Ceug_1.0, whole genome shotgun sequence genome:
CCTCCCGCCTTTTCAGGACTCTTCAGTTGACCAATTCAAACCCAAATTCATGCCCCCTTCCCAAAATATAAATACACTCTCACGACTCCCAACGCTCCCCTCCAACTGCACCCCTAGATCTACCCTTATTTACAAACATTACCCCTCCAACTGCCCCCCGTCCCCAGCAAGACCTTGAAATTTCCTCGAAATTCCCTCCCGAACAAAGTTCCCCTTTCCCGAGGTCAATTTAGCAATTTAGACCAAATCCAACACCTAATTTAATTCTATTTAATTTCCATATTAAATTAAACTTATCCACTAAGATTCCTACACCCGTACAATTCCTACTAGCTTCTTTCCTTAAACCGACTctgcttttttattttctttttctattttctttgttAATAAATAATCCTCAAAGGGAATCCGAAAGTACCAAAAAGCCCCAACATTCAAGCCCTCAACATCCGGAACCCTAAAATTTTTCCGCCTCCGCCAGATCAACGTTCTTCTTTTATTCTTATCCAGCTCCTTCTTCCAAAAATAACCTTttatcttcttgttttcttcCGGTGGGGGGTTGACCTGACGCCGGCGTATTTATTTCAGATTAATCAGCTATTCGTCGTCTGATCGGagtttatatgtatatattgtGTTTTTAGATCCGTGACGGTTGTAGAGATTTGTAGGCTGTAAGTTGTAGAGTGGAGCTTCTAGAAGGTTTTCGGTTTTTAAATTCACGCGCCTAGATCTGGAAGTTTTCGGCACGCGCCGGGATCTCACGACGGAGGGAAGTATGGTGGTGAATGGGCGGCCGGCGAAGCGGTTGAAGAGGCGCGTCACTGCGGATCTGAACGACTTCCTTACTTTTCCGGCGGCGTCTGGGGATTCGTCGACGGTCTCCGCGTCCTCCGCTTCCGGGCCGTTCAGAACTTGCGTTAGGAATTTTTTGTCCAAACATGCCTTGTCGCCGCCTCCTTCGTCGCTGTTCCCTCACCTGATGACGTGGCAGATACTCTTCCGAGTTGGAGACTTCACAGTCGCTGACAACGACGGATCCTCGCCGTCGCCGGCCGTAGTTTGCCTTGACGTTGTCGAGGAGGATGTCTCTAGATCGAGATCTATCTATTGCGACCAGTGTCGAGTCGTCGGTGAGTTGACTCGTCAAGTTATGCTTCCGGGTCACGCTGTTCTTAATATTATTCATGCATGACCATGCTAAGAATAATGCGGATTAGAGTGTGTTGCCTTGTTTTAGCATGTTAGAAATAGTTTTTGgatattttcttatattttggCTGAAATAGGAAAACGAAGCTCATTGCATACGGAAATATTTAACATCAATAAATCAATGTTATTTGTGGGAAACATTCTGGAAAGAAGTCATTAAAGGAGAGGTGgctatattttaatttttcctgtTATTTATTTGGCTTTCCTTTTCCCCCCTTTTGTTAGGTTGGAGTTCTAATCCAGTGTGCACGAAGAGATATCATTTTATAGTCAAAGCAGATGGCAATTCAATAGCTGGTTATAATAAAACGTGTCCTGGCTGCAGCGACACTCTTCACCTGTCGGAAGCTAGGTGAGAATCTGCTAGTTTTCGTACTTGGTATTGTGATGATTGAATTGTTTCCTTGCATGGTTGTTGAATAAAGCTAAGTTGTAATAGCCAAGTGGGATGCACCGTGATTATGTAACCATGTGTTTGATATTTCTATGGCGTGTGGGCGTGTTAAAATTGGGAAGAACTATTGACTGTTTGTTGGTAAGGTTTGGAAAGACGGTTAAAAAGTATTGAAGTTGTTGCATGTATTGATAACGATATAACCATGTCTTTGATGCGTTATGGTGTGTCTGGAAGGACATTCAAAAGTATTGGAAATTTGTTTGATGTCAATGTGTGTTTCTTGTTGTTTAAGTTTTGGGCCAAAGATCATGTTGCGACTATGTCAATGTTAGCATCGTTATGAAGCTAACAATCTATTTTGTGATTCTTTGACTTCTTTGTACTTACCAACTACTGCTTGGTAACAATGCTGATGTATTCTTATTGGTGTAATCTCGTTCTCCCAGGTGCAAGTCATGTAATCATGTCATGACGGCTGAAGATATTGAAGATTGGATATATAACCAACTAGAGGACACAACTCACCTTTTGCATGGCGTTGTACATGCAAATGGTTTTGGCCATCTTCTCAGAGTCAATGGCAGGGAAAGTGGTTCCAGGCTGCTTTCTGGATGTCATATCATGAACTTCTGGGACCGGCTTTGTAAAATACTTGGAGTAAGGTCAGGAGCCAGACTGTAGAAAGTTCTGTACCGTAATTAGTATTGTTATTCAGTCTCTCTTTGCAAGTTCAGTATCTATGAAGTCTTGTGGTTGATTTAGTGATTCATGATCTAGATAGACAGTTGGCTTTGACTTCTTGTGAACTGTGGACACTGTAATGGGGTTTCATTATTATATAACTACGCCATACAAGTAAATAACTTTCTCTCTTCTTCCGTGCACAAACAGAAAGGTTAGTGTGACAGATGTGTCAAAGAAGTATGGCTTAGAGTTCCGGCTACTTCATGCTGTTACCAATGGCCATCCATGGTATGGTGATTGGGGTTATGAGTTCGGTGCTGGTAGTTTTGCCTTGACATATGATGCCTATAGAATGGCTGTTGACAACCTTTCTTCTCTGCCACTGTCCACATTTTTATCACAAGGACGGAAACCTCGTACTCGTCTGCAGGATTTGATATCATTTTATCAGTCCCTATCGGAGCGCGAGCTTGTAAATATTAGAGACTTGTTTAGTTTTTTGATGACTTTGATCCATGATGTGCACAAGTCTCCTTCAAGGGTTGATGGTTTTACCTACAAGAAGCATCAATCTTATGACACCAGAGCCTTGTGTGCATGGACAAACAAAGACATTGCCCGTGTTGAGGACGCAATGTTTAGAGTATTAAGAGCTGTAACGGGGCCCAACTGGGTGAGCTGGCGTGCTCTGAGGGGTGCTGTTTGCAAAGTTGGACCTCCCGAGCTTCTGGACTATGTTCTCAAGGAACTCAAGGGAAAACAGGCAGCTGAAGGGTTGGTTGTTAATGCCCAACGTATTCCTGATTCTGGTGCTATGGAGTTCAGGTGAGTGATCATTCTTATGCTTGTCGTGGAATGCGGCCAGTGCTTGTGGCTGAAGTTATGGAAAATGAAGTTATTTACTTTCTTCCTATTTTGCTTGTGAGATGAATATTGATTCTCTTTCTGCAGACTTGAGCATGGAAATATACCGTCGACTGTAAATAAAACATTGAATTGCTTCCCTGCATCAAATTACCCATCTGAAGAACATCTCCTGCGGGATCTCAGATATTTGTATGAAGCGATGCTTCACCCTCAGACCATGGCATCTTATGTTCCTCAGGCAAAAAGAGATGTTGCATGTGATTCTGCTAGAACTCTTCTTGATTGCAAGCAGTTTGTTAAAGATTACCAGCCCGAGAAATTCTTGCTGGCATCAAAACCTTATGCAATTCAGTTGCTGTGTGAGGTGGATCTTATGGAACACAGTGATGAACATGCAAAAAATCCACCTCCGGAGCTGCTGATTCTGTCCTCCGATGCAACCATTTCTGATCTCAAGCTTGAAGCTTCAAAGGCTTTCCAAGACGTATATTTGCTATTTAAACGATACCAAGCTGAAGAACTGGTTGGCTATGGCGGTGTAGTTGACTCTACCCAGGTAAAGCTCTTGCTAGGGTCAGCTGAATTTGTCAGAGTGAGAGGAAAATGCTTCGGGAAAAGTAGTTTAAGCAAGTATAGAATGGAAAGGGGCGTCGAGAGGTGGACAGTGGATTGCAATTGTGGGGCAAAAGATGATGATGGAGAAAGAATGCTGGCTTGCGATAGTTGCGGTGTATGGCAACACACGAGGTGTACCGGAATTCAGGACTCTGAAGCTGTTCCTTTGAAATATGTTTGCCTTAGATGCAGATATGCCAGTCAAGCAATGAAAACCACTGGGCCATGCAAAGGCAAGACGGCGAATGCTGCTGTTGGTGCTGCTGGTATCGGCTATGGGAAGAGCTTGGCAAACCCTGTCTGAAATGCGCTTAGATTTTGTAAttgtaaagtttttttttttttgcctgaAGGTCAGCAAGAACGTGTACATATTTGACTGTGGCCTTTTAGAATATAGAGTCAGCGCACGAGTGGCATTTTGCACTCCTAATCTTCTGTATGTTTGTAGCGTATATATAGCTTTTGATATGCTGTATAATAGTGTGCAGGGATTAGGGAAAGGAAGAAAAGCAGCAGGATAAATAAGATGCAA
Encoded proteins:
- the LOC113783574 gene encoding PHD finger protein At1g33420-like; protein product: MVVNGRPAKRLKRRVTADLNDFLTFPAASGDSSTVSASSASGPFRTCVRNFLSKHALSPPPSSLFPHLMTWQILFRVGDFTVADNDGSSPSPAVVCLDVVEEDVSRSRSIYCDQCRVVGWSSNPVCTKRYHFIVKADGNSIAGYNKTCPGCSDTLHLSEARCKSCNHVMTAEDIEDWIYNQLEDTTHLLHGVVHANGFGHLLRVNGRESGSRLLSGCHIMNFWDRLCKILGVRKVSVTDVSKKYGLEFRLLHAVTNGHPWYGDWGYEFGAGSFALTYDAYRMAVDNLSSLPLSTFLSQGRKPRTRLQDLISFYQSLSERELVNIRDLFSFLMTLIHDVHKSPSRVDGFTYKKHQSYDTRALCAWTNKDIARVEDAMFRVLRAVTGPNWVSWRALRGAVCKVGPPELLDYVLKELKGKQAAEGLVVNAQRIPDSGAMEFRLEHGNIPSTVNKTLNCFPASNYPSEEHLLRDLRYLYEAMLHPQTMASYVPQAKRDVACDSARTLLDCKQFVKDYQPEKFLLASKPYAIQLLCEVDLMEHSDEHAKNPPPELLILSSDATISDLKLEASKAFQDVYLLFKRYQAEELVGYGGVVDSTQVKLLLGSAEFVRVRGKCFGKSSLSKYRMERGVERWTVDCNCGAKDDDGERMLACDSCGVWQHTRCTGIQDSEAVPLKYVCLRCRYASQAMKTTGPCKGKTANAAVGAAGIGYGKSLANPV